A genomic region of Thermoanaerobaculia bacterium contains the following coding sequences:
- a CDS encoding ABC transporter ATP-binding protein has protein sequence METLVSVRGVKKTFVRGSEKIEVLEGLDMSVAKGEFLALMGPSGSGKSTLLNLIGGLDRPTSGIVEVGGVRIDELSEGKLAAWRASHIGFVFQMYNLLPALTAERNVELPLLLTKLGGTARKKSVATALSVVGLADRMKHYPRQLSGGQEQRVGIARAIVTDPTLLLCDEPTGDLDRKSGDEILNLLQALNREQGKTIIMVTHDPHAADRATRTLHLDKGQLVREVAA, from the coding sequence ATGGAAACCCTGGTCAGTGTGCGCGGCGTCAAGAAGACCTTCGTTCGCGGCAGCGAGAAGATCGAAGTGCTCGAAGGGCTCGACATGAGCGTCGCCAAGGGCGAGTTCCTCGCCCTGATGGGGCCGTCGGGCTCCGGCAAGTCGACGCTCCTCAACCTGATCGGCGGCCTCGACCGGCCGACCTCGGGCATCGTCGAGGTCGGGGGCGTGCGCATCGACGAGCTCTCGGAGGGCAAGCTCGCCGCCTGGCGGGCGAGCCACATCGGCTTCGTCTTCCAGATGTACAACCTCCTGCCGGCGCTGACCGCCGAGCGGAACGTCGAGCTGCCGCTGCTGCTGACCAAGCTCGGGGGCACCGCGCGCAAGAAGAGTGTCGCCACCGCCCTCTCCGTCGTCGGGCTCGCCGATCGCATGAAGCACTACCCCCGGCAGCTCTCCGGCGGCCAGGAGCAGCGCGTCGGCATCGCGCGCGCCATCGTCACCGACCCGACGCTTCTTCTCTGCGACGAGCCGACCGGCGACCTCGACAGGAAGAGCGGCGACGAGATCCTGAACCTCCTGCAAGCCCTGAACCGCGAGCAGGGCAAGACCATCATCATGGTGACCCACGATCCGCACGCGGCCGACCGCGCGACACGGACGCTCCACCTCGACAAGGGGCAGCTCGTGCGGGAGGTCGCCGCATGA
- a CDS encoding FtsX-like permease family protein, translated as FFTMLLVAGNTMAQSVRERTNELAVLKTLGFNGGQVLALVLAESCLIACLGGGIGFAIGAFLVSLGDPTKGALPIFYIPTQQIVLGVALIFILGLVTGALPALQARRLRIVDALRRA; from the coding sequence CTTCTTCACCATGCTGCTGGTGGCCGGCAACACCATGGCGCAGTCGGTGCGTGAGCGCACCAACGAGCTCGCGGTGCTGAAGACGCTCGGCTTCAACGGCGGCCAGGTGCTCGCCCTGGTGCTCGCCGAGTCGTGCCTCATCGCCTGCCTCGGCGGCGGCATCGGCTTCGCCATCGGTGCGTTCCTCGTCTCCCTGGGTGACCCGACCAAGGGGGCGCTGCCCATCTTCTACATCCCGACCCAGCAGATCGTGCTCGGTGTCGCCCTGATCTTCATCCTCGGACTGGTGACCGGCGCCCTGCCGGCGCTCCAGGCCCGGCGGCTGAGGATCGTCGACGCCCTGAGGAGGGCCTGA
- a CDS encoding ABC transporter permease, producing MNKYLPLLWSNLRRKRLRTLFTLMSIGIAFVLFAYLVAIRAAFAFGIDVAGQDRLMSINKISIIQPFPIAYLEKIRQVPGVKEATHASWFGAIYQNASKGFQGVSQFPVVPEEYMRMYPEFKLTPDEWKGWLEDRQGAIVGKVTADRLGWKIGDRIPLQAAWPKTDGSRVWEFNIRGIYTAEDKAVDTSQFLFRYDYFDEARRGGKGQVGWFITRVGDPKDSANVAQRIDALFENSTAESSTSTEKAFMQSFAKQMGDIGAIITGILTAVFFTMLLVAGNTMAQSVRERTNELAVLKTLGFNGGQVLALVLA from the coding sequence ATGAACAAATACCTCCCCCTGCTGTGGAGCAACCTCCGCCGCAAGCGCCTGCGGACGCTCTTCACGCTGATGTCGATCGGCATCGCCTTCGTGCTGTTCGCCTACCTCGTCGCCATCCGCGCCGCGTTCGCTTTCGGCATCGACGTGGCAGGGCAGGACCGGCTCATGTCGATCAACAAGATCAGCATCATCCAGCCGTTCCCGATCGCCTATCTCGAGAAGATCCGCCAGGTTCCGGGCGTGAAGGAAGCGACCCATGCGAGCTGGTTCGGCGCCATCTACCAGAATGCGTCGAAGGGCTTCCAGGGCGTGAGCCAGTTCCCGGTGGTGCCCGAGGAGTACATGAGGATGTACCCGGAGTTCAAACTCACGCCCGACGAGTGGAAGGGCTGGCTCGAGGATCGCCAGGGAGCGATCGTCGGCAAGGTGACCGCGGATCGTCTCGGCTGGAAGATCGGCGACCGGATTCCGCTGCAGGCGGCGTGGCCGAAGACCGACGGCTCACGCGTCTGGGAATTCAACATCCGCGGTATCTACACCGCAGAAGACAAGGCGGTCGACACGTCGCAGTTCCTCTTCCGCTACGACTACTTCGACGAGGCTCGTCGAGGCGGCAAGGGGCAGGTGGGATGGTTCATCACGCGCGTCGGCGATCCGAAGGACTCGGCGAACGTCGCCCAGCGCATCGATGCCCTGTTCGAGAACTCGACCGCCGAGAGCTCGACCTCGACCGAGAAGGCGTTCATGCAGTCGTTCGCCAAGCAGATGGGCGACATCGGCGCGATCATCACCGGCATCCTGACGGCGGTCTTCTTCACCATGCTGCTGGTGGCCGGCAACACCATGGCGCAGTCGGTGCGTGAGCGCACCAACGAGCTCGCGGTGCTGAAGACGCTCGGCTTCAACGGCGGCCAGGTGCTCGCCCTGGTGCTCGCC
- a CDS encoding efflux RND transporter periplasmic adaptor subunit has product MAQDLKDQLASLKIDRSGDNDAEEGRGKKWLWIVLALIALGSVGGFFLRPRATPVRTALAAETASGSGPAAVLNASGYVTARRQATVSSKITGKVAEILVEEGMKVEAGQVLARLDDRQARLELDLAQAQLGAAEKSLAETEANLTLAKKDLERNRQLTAGGVSSQAALDTAEAQAESLDARLARQRGDVEVARRSAAILRQLLDDTVIRAPFAGVAISKDAQPGEMVSPVSAGGGFTRTGISTIVDMASLEIEVDVNESYLQRVTAGQKVRATLDAYPEAPFPAHLITVIPSADRDKATVKVRIGFDELDPRILPDMGVKVAFLADESASGAAAGGSAASRTVRVPRSAIRDGDSGGGKIVFIVGPEGDLERRAVSVALGTGDMAEVTAGLRAGEKVVIEGPETLAAGARVREMKTE; this is encoded by the coding sequence ATGGCGCAGGATCTGAAGGATCAGCTCGCCTCACTCAAGATCGACCGCAGCGGCGACAACGACGCCGAGGAAGGTCGTGGAAAGAAGTGGCTCTGGATTGTCCTCGCCCTGATCGCGCTCGGATCGGTGGGCGGCTTCTTCCTGCGTCCGCGGGCGACGCCGGTGCGCACGGCGCTCGCCGCCGAAACGGCCTCCGGCTCGGGTCCCGCGGCGGTCCTGAATGCTTCGGGCTATGTCACCGCGCGGCGACAGGCGACCGTATCGTCGAAGATCACCGGCAAAGTGGCGGAGATTCTGGTCGAGGAGGGGATGAAGGTCGAAGCCGGCCAGGTTCTCGCGCGGCTCGACGATCGCCAGGCGCGGCTCGAGCTCGACCTCGCCCAGGCGCAGCTCGGAGCGGCCGAGAAGTCGCTCGCCGAGACCGAGGCCAATCTCACCCTGGCGAAGAAGGACCTCGAGAGGAACCGCCAGCTGACCGCAGGCGGCGTCTCCTCGCAGGCGGCGCTCGACACCGCCGAGGCGCAGGCCGAGAGTCTCGACGCGCGCCTCGCGCGCCAGCGAGGCGACGTCGAAGTGGCGCGACGCAGCGCCGCGATCCTCCGCCAACTTCTCGATGACACCGTCATCCGCGCGCCGTTTGCAGGCGTCGCGATCTCCAAGGACGCCCAGCCGGGCGAGATGGTCTCGCCGGTCTCGGCCGGCGGTGGCTTCACCCGCACCGGCATCTCGACCATCGTCGACATGGCGTCGCTCGAGATCGAGGTCGATGTCAACGAGTCGTACCTGCAGCGGGTCACCGCCGGACAGAAGGTGCGGGCGACGCTCGATGCCTATCCGGAGGCGCCGTTCCCCGCTCATCTCATCACCGTCATCCCGTCGGCCGATCGCGACAAGGCGACGGTCAAGGTGCGCATCGGCTTCGACGAGCTCGATCCGCGGATCCTCCCCGACATGGGCGTCAAGGTGGCGTTCCTTGCCGACGAGAGCGCGTCTGGCGCCGCCGCAGGTGGCAGCGCGGCGAGCCGGACGGTGCGGGTGCCGCGCTCGGCGATCCGGGACGGCGACAGCGGCGGCGGCAAGATCGTCTTCATCGTCGGCCCGGAGGGGGACCTCGAGCGGCGCGCGGTGAGCGTCGCCCTGGGCACCGGCGACATGGCGGAGGTGACCGCCGGACTTCGCGCCGGAGAGAAGGTCGTGATCGAAGGACCGGAGACGCTGGCCGCCGGCGCCCGCGTGCGGGAGATGAAAACCGAATAG